The following are encoded in a window of Streptomyces sp. SAT1 genomic DNA:
- the femX gene encoding peptidoglycan bridge formation glycyltransferase FemX, with the protein MSLTLRTISREQHLAYIQSLPAASHMQVPAWADVKAEWRSESLGWFDERTGYMVGAGLVLYRQLPKIKRYLAYLPEGPVINWFAPNLDDWLQPMLAHLKRQGAFSVKMGPPVIIRRWNSESIKKGIQDADVKRLRDLEADFIEPRAFEVADKLRRMGWQQGEDGGAGFGDVQPRYVFQVPLANRSLEEVHKNFNQLWRRNIKKAEKAGVEVVQGGYHDLEEWQRLYEITAVRDHFRPRPLSYFQRMWSALNTEDPNRMRLYFARHNGVNLAAATMLIVGGHVWYSYGASDNIGREVRPSNAMQWRMLRDAYALGATVYDLRGISDSLDETDHLFGLIQFKVGTGGQAAEYLGEWDFPLNKLLHKALDIYMSRR; encoded by the coding sequence ATGAGCCTGACCCTGAGGACCATCAGTCGAGAGCAGCATCTGGCCTACATCCAGAGCCTGCCGGCGGCGAGTCACATGCAGGTCCCGGCCTGGGCCGACGTCAAGGCGGAGTGGCGCTCCGAGAGCCTCGGCTGGTTCGACGAGCGTACGGGGTACATGGTCGGCGCCGGGCTCGTGCTGTACCGCCAGCTGCCCAAGATCAAGCGCTACCTCGCGTATCTGCCCGAGGGCCCGGTCATCAACTGGTTCGCGCCCAACCTCGACGACTGGCTCCAGCCGATGCTGGCCCATCTGAAGCGGCAGGGCGCCTTCTCGGTCAAGATGGGTCCGCCGGTGATCATCCGGCGCTGGAACTCCGAGAGCATCAAGAAGGGCATCCAGGACGCGGACGTCAAGCGGCTGCGCGACCTGGAGGCCGACTTCATCGAGCCGCGCGCCTTCGAGGTCGCCGACAAGCTGCGCCGCATGGGCTGGCAGCAGGGCGAGGACGGCGGTGCCGGCTTCGGGGACGTCCAGCCCCGCTACGTCTTCCAGGTGCCGCTGGCCAACCGCTCCCTGGAAGAGGTCCACAAGAACTTCAACCAGCTGTGGCGCCGCAACATCAAGAAGGCCGAGAAGGCCGGTGTCGAGGTCGTCCAGGGCGGCTACCACGACCTGGAGGAGTGGCAGCGGCTGTACGAGATCACGGCCGTGCGCGACCACTTCCGGCCCCGGCCGCTGTCGTACTTCCAGCGCATGTGGTCCGCCCTCAACACCGAGGACCCCAACCGCATGCGGCTGTACTTCGCCCGGCACAACGGGGTGAACCTGGCCGCGGCGACGATGCTCATCGTCGGCGGGCACGTCTGGTACTCCTACGGCGCCTCGGACAACATCGGCCGCGAGGTCCGGCCCTCGAACGCGATGCAGTGGCGGATGCTGCGCGACGCCTACGCGCTCGGCGCCACGGTCTACGACCTGCGCGGCATCTCCGACTCGCTGGACGAGACCGACCACCTCTTCGGCCTGATCCAGTTCAAGGTCGGCACCGGCGGCCAGGCGGCCGAGTACCTCGGCGAGTGGGACTTCCCGCTGAACAAGCTGCTCCACAAGGCGCTCGACATCTACATGTCGCGGCGCTGA
- a CDS encoding MATE family efflux transporter, with protein MTQAPARPAADRRRHDREIVALAVPAFGALVAEPLFVLADSAIVGHLGTAQLAGLGVASALLTTAVSVFVFLAYATTAAVARRVGAGDLQAAIRQGMDGVWLALLLGAAVIVTVLPSAPALVDLFGASHTAAPYATTYLRISALGIPAMLVVLAATGVLRGLQDTRTPLYVAVGGFVANAVLNVGLVYGAGLGIAGSAWGTVIAQCAMAAVYLVVVVRGARRHGASLRPDAAGIRACAQAGVPLLVRTLSLRAILMIATAVAARLGDADIAAHQIILSLWSLLAFALDAIAIAGQAIIGRFLGAGDTAGARDVCRRMVQWGAVVGVVLGLLVVVSRPVFLPLFTGDATVKHTALPALLLVALSQPVCGIVYVLDGVLMGAGDGPYLAGAMILTLAVFTPAALLVPVFGGGLTALWAAMALMMTVRLLTLWIRTRSGRWLVTGATR; from the coding sequence ATGACACAGGCCCCCGCACGACCTGCGGCCGACCGCCGTCGGCATGACCGAGAGATCGTCGCACTGGCGGTCCCGGCCTTCGGCGCACTCGTCGCCGAGCCGCTCTTCGTGCTGGCCGACAGCGCGATCGTCGGCCACCTCGGCACGGCGCAACTGGCCGGCCTCGGGGTCGCCTCCGCCCTGTTGACCACCGCCGTCAGCGTGTTCGTCTTCCTCGCCTACGCCACCACGGCCGCGGTCGCACGCCGCGTCGGCGCGGGCGATCTCCAGGCCGCGATCCGCCAGGGGATGGACGGCGTATGGCTGGCGCTGCTGCTCGGCGCCGCCGTCATCGTGACGGTCCTGCCCAGCGCACCGGCGCTGGTGGACCTCTTCGGCGCCTCGCACACGGCCGCCCCGTACGCGACCACGTATCTGCGGATCTCCGCCCTGGGCATCCCCGCCATGCTCGTCGTGCTCGCCGCCACCGGGGTGCTCCGCGGTCTCCAGGACACCCGGACCCCCCTCTACGTCGCCGTGGGCGGCTTCGTCGCCAATGCCGTCCTCAACGTCGGACTGGTCTACGGCGCCGGCCTCGGCATCGCGGGCTCCGCCTGGGGCACCGTGATCGCCCAGTGCGCCATGGCCGCGGTCTACCTCGTCGTGGTCGTCCGCGGAGCCCGCAGGCACGGCGCGTCCCTGCGCCCCGACGCCGCGGGCATCAGGGCTTGTGCACAGGCCGGTGTTCCCCTGCTGGTGCGCACGCTCTCCCTGCGGGCGATCCTGATGATCGCCACGGCGGTCGCGGCCCGCCTCGGTGACGCGGACATCGCCGCCCATCAGATCATCCTGTCCCTGTGGAGCCTGCTCGCCTTCGCGCTCGACGCCATCGCGATCGCCGGACAGGCCATCATCGGCCGCTTCCTGGGCGCCGGTGACACTGCGGGCGCCCGGGACGTCTGCCGGCGCATGGTGCAGTGGGGCGCGGTGGTCGGTGTCGTTCTCGGACTTCTCGTGGTCGTGAGCCGCCCGGTGTTCCTGCCCCTGTTCACCGGCGATGCCACGGTGAAGCACACCGCCCTTCCCGCTCTGCTGCTGGTGGCGCTCTCCCAGCCGGTCTGCGGCATCGTCTACGTCCTCGACGGCGTACTGATGGGCGCGGGCGACGGCCCGTACCTGGCCGGGGCGATGATCCTCACCCTGGCGGTGTTCACCCCCGCCGCGCTTCTGGTGCCCGTGTTCGGCGGCGGACTCACCGCGTTGTGGGCCGCGATGGCGCTCATGATGACCGTGCGCCTGCTGACCCTGTGGATACGAACCCGGTCGGGCCGCTGGCTGGTGACGGGCGCGACGCGCTGA
- the rpsF gene encoding 30S ribosomal protein S6, giving the protein MRHYEVMVILDPDVEERAVSPLIENFLSVVRDGGGKVEKIDTWGRRRLAYEIKKKPEGIYSVIDLQAEPAVVKELDRQMNLNESVLRTKVLRPETH; this is encoded by the coding sequence ATGCGTCACTACGAGGTGATGGTCATCCTCGACCCCGATGTCGAGGAGCGCGCTGTCTCCCCGCTGATCGAGAACTTCCTTTCTGTCGTCCGTGACGGTGGCGGAAAGGTCGAGAAGATCGACACCTGGGGCCGTCGCCGTCTCGCGTACGAGATCAAGAAGAAGCCCGAGGGCATCTACTCGGTCATCGACCTGCAGGCCGAGCCTGCGGTCGTCAAGGAGCTCGACCGCCAGATGAACCTGAACGAGTCGGTCCTCCGGACCAAGGTCCTCCGCCCCGAGACCCACTGA
- a CDS encoding glycosyltransferase family 87 protein, translating to MPSAESTQASVHEPGPVRPTEEDEVAAAGSELIGGPVGRYALLGTSWWSPVRVIALVAIGMFALGLVQKAPCYHSAWFFGASSQYTKACYSDIPHLYQGRGFADGLVPYFDKLTGDMPYLEYPVLTGVFMEVASWLTPHSGSIQHQERWYWMVNAGMLMACAAVIAVCVTRTHARRPWDGLLVALAPALALTATINWDLLAVALTAAAMLMWARERPVAFGVLLGLATAAKLYPALLLGPLLVLCWRAGRWREFGKALAGAVVAWLVVNLPVMAFAGDGWWQFYRFSHDRGVDFGSFWLIWAQNSTDPPSTDFVNTVATLLVVVCSLGIAALTLMAPRRPRFAQLAFLIVAVFILTNKVYSPQYVLWLIPLAVLARPKWRDFLIWQACEVAYFLGIWLYLAYTTSGDAHKGLPTDGYHWAIAVHLAGTLYLCAVVVRDILVPDRDVVRRSGDDDPSGGVLDGAEDVFVLGAAARPARHMAFYEDADVDAEAEWAGVPAEHREEPEHPEGRSL from the coding sequence ATGCCCAGTGCTGAATCGACGCAAGCGAGCGTGCACGAGCCAGGCCCGGTCCGGCCGACCGAGGAGGACGAGGTCGCCGCGGCCGGCAGTGAGCTGATCGGCGGCCCTGTCGGACGGTACGCGCTGCTCGGGACGTCCTGGTGGTCCCCGGTGCGGGTGATCGCCCTGGTCGCGATCGGCATGTTCGCCCTCGGCCTGGTCCAGAAGGCGCCGTGCTACCACAGCGCCTGGTTCTTCGGCGCGAGTTCGCAGTACACGAAGGCCTGCTACTCGGACATCCCGCACCTCTACCAGGGGCGTGGATTCGCCGACGGGCTCGTGCCGTACTTCGACAAGCTCACCGGGGACATGCCCTACCTCGAGTACCCGGTCCTGACCGGTGTGTTCATGGAGGTGGCCTCCTGGCTGACCCCGCACAGCGGCAGCATCCAGCACCAGGAGCGCTGGTACTGGATGGTCAACGCCGGGATGCTCATGGCGTGCGCGGCCGTCATCGCGGTCTGTGTGACCCGGACACACGCCCGGCGCCCGTGGGACGGCCTGCTGGTCGCCCTGGCGCCGGCCCTGGCCCTGACCGCCACGATCAACTGGGACCTGCTGGCGGTCGCCCTGACGGCCGCGGCGATGCTGATGTGGGCGCGCGAGCGTCCCGTCGCCTTCGGTGTCCTGCTCGGGCTCGCCACGGCCGCCAAGCTCTATCCCGCGCTGCTGCTGGGCCCGCTGCTCGTCCTGTGCTGGCGGGCCGGCCGGTGGCGCGAGTTCGGCAAGGCGCTCGCAGGCGCGGTCGTCGCCTGGCTGGTCGTCAATCTGCCGGTGATGGCCTTCGCCGGTGACGGCTGGTGGCAGTTCTACCGGTTCAGCCACGACCGGGGCGTCGACTTCGGATCCTTCTGGCTGATCTGGGCCCAGAACTCGACCGACCCGCCCAGCACCGACTTCGTGAACACCGTGGCCACGCTGCTGGTGGTGGTGTGCTCCCTCGGTATCGCGGCGCTCACGCTCATGGCCCCGCGCCGACCGCGGTTCGCCCAGCTCGCCTTCCTGATCGTGGCGGTCTTCATCCTCACCAACAAGGTCTACTCACCGCAGTACGTCCTGTGGCTGATCCCGCTGGCCGTGCTCGCCCGCCCGAAGTGGCGCGACTTCCTGATCTGGCAGGCGTGCGAGGTGGCGTACTTCCTCGGGATCTGGCTGTACCTCGCGTACACGACCAGCGGAGACGCCCACAAGGGACTGCCGACCGACGGCTACCACTGGGCGATCGCCGTCCACCTGGCGGGGACGCTGTACCTGTGCGCGGTCGTCGTGCGCGACATCCTCGTGCCGGACCGCGACGTGGTGCGCCGGTCCGGGGACGACGATCCCTCGGGCGGTGTGCTCGACGGGGCCGAGGACGTCTTCGTGCTGGGAGCCGCGGCCCGCCCGGCACGGCACATGGCCTTCTACGAGGACGCCGACGTCGACGCCGAGGCCGAATGGGCCGGTGTCCCCGCGGAGCACCGCGAAGAGCCGGAGCACCCCGAGGGGCGTTCGCTCTGA
- a CDS encoding single-stranded DNA-binding protein, with protein sequence MAGETVITVVGNLVDDPELRFTPSGAAVAKFRVASTPRTFDRQTNEWKDGESLFLTCSVWRQAAENVAESLQRGMRVIVQGRLKQRSYEDREGVKRTVYELDVEEVGASLRNATAKVTKTSGRGGGQGGYGGGGGGGQGGGGWGGGPGGGQQGGGGAPADDPWATGAPAGGNQGGGGWGGGSGSGSGGGGGYSDEPPF encoded by the coding sequence ATGGCAGGCGAGACCGTCATCACGGTCGTCGGCAATCTCGTCGACGACCCCGAGCTGCGCTTCACCCCCTCCGGTGCGGCGGTCGCGAAGTTCCGCGTCGCGTCCACGCCCCGCACCTTCGACCGCCAGACGAACGAGTGGAAGGACGGCGAGAGCCTCTTCCTGACCTGCTCGGTCTGGCGTCAGGCGGCGGAGAACGTCGCGGAGTCGCTCCAGCGAGGCATGCGCGTCATCGTGCAGGGCCGGCTGAAGCAGCGGTCCTACGAGGACCGTGAGGGCGTCAAGCGCACGGTCTACGAGCTGGACGTCGAGGAAGTCGGCGCCAGCCTGCGCAATGCCACGGCCAAGGTCACCAAGACCAGCGGCCGCGGCGGCGGCCAGGGTGGTTACGGTGGCGGTGGCGGTGGCGGCCAGGGTGGCGGCGGCTGGGGCGGCGGCCCCGGCGGCGGCCAGCAGGGCGGTGGCGGCGCTCCCGCCGACGACCCGTGGGCGACCGGCGCTCCTGCCGGTGGCAACCAGGGTGGCGGCGGCTGGGGTGGCGGTTCCGGCTCCGGCTCCGGCGGCGGTGGCGGCTACTCGGACGAGCCCCCCTTCTAG
- a CDS encoding alanine racemase — MALTLYVDTARWRAHHKHVQEQFPGLVPVCKGNGYGFGHERLAEEATRLGSDILAVGTTYEAARIKDWFGGDLLVLTPYRRGEEPVPLPDRVIRSVSSIDGVYGLVGARVVIEVMSSMKRHGVSEQELPQLHAAIENVRLEGFAIHLPLDRTDGSDAVEEVIGWMDRLRAARLPLHTMFVSHLKADELARLQQQFPQTRFRARIGTRLWLGDHEATQYRGAVLDVTRVAKGDRFGYRQQKVASDGFLVVVAGGTSHGVGLEAPKALHGVMPRAKGVARAGLATVNRNLSPFVWGGKQRWFAEPPHMQVSILFVPSDAPEPTVGDELVAHLRHTTTQFDRIVDR; from the coding sequence ATGGCGCTCACGCTCTACGTCGACACCGCGCGCTGGCGGGCGCATCACAAGCACGTGCAGGAGCAGTTCCCCGGACTGGTCCCGGTCTGCAAGGGCAACGGCTACGGCTTCGGGCACGAGCGCCTGGCCGAGGAGGCCACCCGGCTCGGCTCGGACATCCTCGCCGTCGGCACGACGTACGAGGCCGCCCGGATCAAGGACTGGTTCGGGGGCGACCTGCTGGTGCTGACGCCCTACCGGCGCGGCGAGGAGCCGGTGCCCCTGCCCGACCGGGTGATCCGCTCGGTGTCCTCCATCGACGGCGTCTACGGCCTGGTCGGAGCCCGCGTCGTCATCGAGGTGATGTCCTCGATGAAGCGGCACGGTGTCAGCGAGCAGGAGCTGCCGCAGCTGCACGCCGCCATCGAGAACGTCCGCCTGGAGGGCTTCGCGATCCATCTGCCGCTGGACCGGACGGACGGCTCGGACGCCGTCGAGGAGGTCATCGGCTGGATGGACCGGCTGCGCGCGGCCCGGCTTCCGCTGCACACCATGTTCGTCAGCCATCTGAAGGCCGACGAACTCGCCCGGCTCCAGCAGCAGTTCCCGCAGACCCGCTTCCGTGCCCGGATCGGCACCCGGCTGTGGCTGGGCGACCACGAGGCCACCCAGTACCGCGGCGCGGTCCTGGACGTGACGCGTGTGGCCAAGGGCGACCGCTTCGGCTACCGGCAGCAGAAGGTGGCCTCCGACGGCTTCCTGGTGGTCGTGGCGGGCGGTACGTCGCACGGCGTGGGTCTGGAGGCGCCCAAGGCGCTGCACGGCGTCATGCCGCGCGCCAAGGGCGTCGCACGGGCCGGCCTCGCCACCGTGAACCGGAACCTCTCGCCGTTCGTCTGGGGCGGCAAGCAGCGCTGGTTCGCCGAGCCGCCGCACATGCAGGTCTCGATCCTGTTCGTGCCCTCGGACGCGCCGGAACCGACGGTCGGCGACGAACTCGTCGCCCATCTGCGGCACACCACCACGCAGTTCGACCGGATCGTGGACCGCTGA
- the rplI gene encoding 50S ribosomal protein L9: MKIILTHEVTGLGAAGDVVDVKDGYARNYLIPRKFAIRWTKGGEKDVEQIRRARKIHEIQTIEQANQIKAQLEGVKVRLAVRSGDAGRLFGSVTPADVASAIKAAGGPEVDKRRIELGAPIKTLGAHATSVRLHPEVAAKVSIEVVAA; encoded by the coding sequence ATGAAGATCATCCTGACCCACGAGGTCACCGGCCTCGGTGCCGCGGGCGACGTCGTCGACGTCAAGGACGGTTACGCTCGCAACTACCTGATCCCGCGGAAGTTCGCGATCCGCTGGACCAAGGGTGGCGAGAAGGACGTCGAGCAGATCCGTCGTGCTCGCAAGATCCACGAGATCCAGACCATCGAGCAGGCCAACCAGATCAAGGCCCAGCTCGAGGGTGTGAAGGTCCGTCTGGCCGTCCGCTCCGGCGACGCCGGTCGTCTCTTCGGTTCCGTCACCCCGGCCGACGTCGCCTCGGCGATCAAGGCCGCCGGTGGTCCCGAGGTCGACAAGCGCCGCATCGAGCTGGGCGCGCCGATCAAGACCCTGGGCGCCCACGCGACGTCCGTGCGTCTGCACCCCGAGGTGGCCGCCAAGGTCAGCATCGAGGTCGTCGCGGCCTGA
- the dnaB gene encoding replicative DNA helicase — protein MSISEPLDDPWADSGPGDRLPASRRRPEGGRGRDEQHDRGREGDAWEGGGSAFERVPPQDLDAEQSVLGGMLLSKDAIADVVEILKGHDFYKPAHETIYQAVLDVYAKGEPADPITIAAELTKRGEINKVGGASYLHTLVQTVPTAANAAYYAEIVHERAVLRRLVEAGTRITQMGYAGDDDVDEIVNRAQAEIYAVTEQRTSEDYLPLGDIMEGALDEIEAIGSRSGEMTGVPTGFTDFDSLTNGLHPGQMVVIAARPAMGKSTLALDFARAASIKHNLPSVIFSLEMGRNEIAMRLLSAEARVALHHMRSGTMTDEDWTRLARRMPDVSAAPLYIDDSPNLSMMEIRAKCRRLKQRNDLKLVVIDYLQLMQSGGSKRAESRQQEVSDMSRNLKLLAKELELPVIALSQLNRGPEQRTDKKPMVSDLRESGSIEQDADMVILLHREDAYEKESPRAGEADLIVAKHRNGPTATITVAFQGHYSRFVDMAQT, from the coding sequence GTGAGCATTTCCGAGCCCTTGGACGACCCGTGGGCCGACAGCGGACCAGGTGATCGTCTGCCTGCCTCCCGTCGGCGGCCCGAAGGAGGGCGCGGCCGCGACGAACAGCACGACCGGGGCCGGGAGGGCGACGCCTGGGAGGGCGGCGGCTCGGCCTTCGAGCGGGTCCCCCCGCAGGACCTCGACGCGGAGCAGTCCGTCCTCGGCGGCATGCTCCTGTCCAAGGACGCCATCGCGGACGTCGTCGAGATCCTCAAGGGCCACGACTTCTACAAGCCCGCCCACGAGACGATCTACCAGGCCGTCCTCGACGTCTACGCCAAGGGCGAGCCCGCCGACCCCATCACCATCGCGGCCGAGCTGACCAAGCGCGGCGAGATCAACAAGGTGGGCGGTGCCTCGTATCTGCACACGCTGGTGCAGACGGTGCCCACCGCGGCGAACGCCGCCTACTACGCGGAGATCGTCCACGAGCGCGCGGTGCTGCGCCGCCTGGTCGAGGCCGGCACCCGGATCACCCAGATGGGTTACGCGGGCGACGACGACGTCGACGAGATCGTCAACCGCGCCCAGGCCGAGATCTACGCGGTCACCGAGCAGCGCACCAGCGAGGACTACCTGCCGCTGGGCGACATCATGGAAGGCGCCCTCGACGAGATCGAGGCCATCGGGTCGCGCAGCGGCGAGATGACGGGCGTGCCCACCGGGTTCACCGACTTCGACTCGCTGACGAACGGCCTGCACCCCGGCCAGATGGTCGTCATCGCCGCCCGTCCCGCGATGGGCAAGTCGACGCTCGCCCTGGACTTCGCGCGCGCCGCCTCCATCAAGCACAACCTGCCCAGCGTCATCTTCTCGCTGGAGATGGGCCGCAACGAGATCGCGATGCGACTGCTGTCCGCGGAGGCCCGCGTCGCCCTGCACCACATGCGCTCGGGCACGATGACCGACGAGGACTGGACCCGGCTGGCCCGCAGGATGCCGGACGTCTCCGCCGCCCCGCTCTACATCGACGACTCCCCCAACCTGTCGATGATGGAGATCCGGGCCAAGTGCCGCCGTCTGAAGCAGCGCAACGACCTCAAGCTGGTCGTCATCGACTACCTCCAGCTGATGCAGTCCGGCGGTTCCAAGCGCGCCGAGAGCCGTCAGCAGGAGGTCTCGGACATGTCCCGTAACCTCAAGCTGCTCGCCAAGGAGCTGGAGCTGCCCGTCATCGCCCTCTCCCAGCTCAACCGTGGTCCCGAGCAGCGCACCGACAAGAAGCCGATGGTCTCCGACCTGCGTGAGTCCGGCTCCATCGAGCAGGACGCGGACATGGTCATCCTGCTGCACCGCGAGGACGCCTATGAGAAGGAGTCCCCGCGCGCGGGCGAGGCGGACCTGATCGTCGCCAAGCACCGTAACGGCCCGACCGCGACGATCACGGTCGCCTTCCAGGGCCACTACTCCCGCTTCGTGGACATGGCCCAGACCTGA
- the def gene encoding peptide deformylase: MTERTGRSRPADRRVRVQGRPVDTFPDRTARAEHGSFRRITVVGEEVLSRPCQEVTAFGTAELSALIDDMFLTMYLADGAGLAANQVGVGLRLFVYDCPDDDGIRHVGHLVNPVLELPEPGGRRLIDDVEGCLSVPGANMTVPRTDRAVVRGFDQQGAPLVIEGTGYFARCLQHETDHLAGHTYLDRLSARDRKDALRQMADRREAVFAQRASRAAALNS; this comes from the coding sequence GTGACCGAGCGAACCGGGCGTTCCCGCCCCGCCGACCGGCGGGTCCGCGTGCAGGGCCGTCCCGTCGACACCTTCCCGGACCGGACCGCGCGGGCGGAGCACGGCTCGTTCCGCCGGATCACGGTGGTGGGCGAGGAGGTGCTGAGCCGTCCGTGCCAGGAGGTGACCGCGTTCGGGACCGCGGAGCTGTCGGCGCTGATCGACGACATGTTCCTGACCATGTACCTGGCCGACGGGGCCGGTCTCGCCGCCAACCAGGTCGGCGTCGGCCTGCGGCTCTTCGTGTACGACTGCCCGGACGACGACGGGATCCGGCATGTCGGCCACCTGGTCAATCCGGTCCTGGAACTGCCCGAGCCGGGCGGCCGGCGGCTCATCGACGACGTCGAGGGCTGTCTGTCCGTACCCGGCGCGAACATGACCGTGCCCCGCACCGACCGCGCCGTGGTGCGCGGATTCGACCAGCAGGGCGCCCCGCTCGTCATCGAGGGCACGGGCTACTTCGCCCGCTGCCTCCAGCACGAGACCGACCACCTGGCCGGTCACACCTACCTGGACCGGCTCTCCGCACGCGACCGCAAGGACGCGCTGCGCCAGATGGCGGACCGCCGCGAGGCCGTCTTCGCCCAGCGGGCGTCCCGGGCCGCGGCGCTGAACAGCTGA
- a CDS encoding MFS transporter, with protein MTLRTRPPAASKPRTATHRLRTLRYSRFRRFLAGQSTSLLGTGMNTIGTTFAVLQMPGGGVDAVGVVMAARILAVLVVLLLGGVFTDRLGARAVMLTADLLRFAAQGTLAVLLFTHSAKVWEVVVLAVLLGIGEGGFSPGLTALVPHLVPADDLADANSLLQITQAVTSVAGPGLAGLLIAVSDAGTVVAVDAASYGVSVIALAGLPLSQLATPRHGLFTDLGRGWKEFTSRTWLWVTTLHISLFNFVLWAPFLVLGPTLAQQRLGGAGAWGLVLALYGIGSTGGGLALLGRNPSRALVWSVAASAGWAVPAAALAARLSLGWVAAAALFAGVGAAVCNTLVTTVMQREIPAEVRGRVSAFDSLGAFALGPLGLALAGPVSGAVGADRLLGLGVLWQLTAVGVVLAFPSVRRHGAR; from the coding sequence ATGACGCTTCGCACTCGCCCGCCCGCTGCATCCAAGCCCCGAACAGCCACTCACCGCCTGCGCACGCTGCGATACTCCCGGTTCCGCCGCTTCCTCGCCGGCCAGAGCACGTCGTTACTCGGCACCGGGATGAACACGATCGGTACGACCTTCGCCGTGCTGCAGATGCCTGGCGGCGGGGTGGACGCCGTCGGCGTGGTGATGGCGGCGCGGATCCTCGCGGTGCTGGTCGTACTGCTACTCGGCGGCGTGTTCACCGATCGGCTCGGAGCCCGTGCAGTCATGCTGACAGCGGATCTGCTCCGGTTCGCCGCCCAGGGCACGCTGGCCGTACTGCTGTTCACCCATAGCGCGAAGGTCTGGGAAGTGGTCGTGCTGGCGGTGCTCCTCGGAATCGGTGAGGGAGGGTTCAGTCCGGGCCTGACAGCTCTGGTGCCCCACCTCGTTCCTGCGGATGACCTTGCGGACGCCAACTCGCTGCTGCAGATCACCCAGGCTGTGACCTCGGTCGCAGGTCCAGGTCTAGCCGGCCTGCTCATCGCTGTTTCTGATGCGGGCACCGTGGTCGCTGTCGACGCGGCCAGCTACGGCGTGAGCGTCATAGCCTTGGCTGGGCTGCCCCTGTCGCAGTTGGCCACGCCCCGCCATGGATTGTTCACCGACCTGGGACGCGGCTGGAAGGAGTTCACCTCCCGCACGTGGCTGTGGGTCACGACCCTCCACATCAGCCTCTTCAACTTCGTCCTCTGGGCACCGTTCCTGGTACTGGGCCCGACTCTTGCCCAGCAGCGGCTCGGCGGTGCCGGTGCCTGGGGGCTGGTGCTGGCCCTCTACGGCATCGGCTCAACCGGGGGCGGCCTGGCGCTGCTCGGCAGGAACCCCAGCCGGGCACTCGTCTGGTCCGTGGCCGCATCCGCGGGCTGGGCAGTCCCGGCGGCAGCGTTGGCGGCGCGGTTGTCGTTGGGCTGGGTGGCCGCAGCCGCACTCTTCGCAGGGGTCGGAGCAGCGGTGTGCAACACCCTCGTGACGACCGTCATGCAGCGCGAGATCCCCGCCGAGGTCCGCGGACGTGTCAGTGCGTTCGACAGCCTGGGTGCCTTCGCCCTGGGGCCGCTCGGGCTGGCGCTGGCCGGGCCGGTGTCGGGTGCCGTAGGGGCAGACCGGCTCCTCGGGCTGGGTGTGTTGTGGCAGCTGACCGCAGTCGGGGTGGTACTGGCGTTCCCGTCCGTTCGAAGGCACGGCGCAAGGTGA
- the rpsR gene encoding 30S ribosomal protein S18: protein MAKPPVRKPKKKVCAFCKDKVTYVDYKDTNMLRKFISDRGKIRARRVTGNCTQHQRDVATAVKNSREMALLPYTSTAR from the coding sequence ATGGCGAAGCCGCCTGTGCGCAAGCCTAAGAAGAAGGTCTGCGCTTTCTGCAAGGACAAGGTCACGTACGTGGACTACAAGGACACGAACATGCTGCGGAAGTTCATTTCCGACCGCGGCAAGATCCGTGCCCGCCGCGTGACCGGCAACTGCACGCAGCACCAGCGTGACGTCGCCACGGCCGTCAAGAACAGCCGTGAGATGGCGCTGCTGCCCTACACCTCCACCGCGCGATAA